In Clarias gariepinus isolate MV-2021 ecotype Netherlands chromosome 1, CGAR_prim_01v2, whole genome shotgun sequence, one DNA window encodes the following:
- the epoa gene encoding erythropoietin isoform X1, producing the protein MANKLDYRQCDKDPAKDYAISYMEMPRLFALLLIILEWIRPGLPSPLRPICDLRVLNHFIKEARDAEAAMRLCKEECSMAVPLTVPLTTVDFDVWEKKNTEEQAQEVQTGLWLLNVAISSLRASVTNSALHSHIDACVRNIASLKQVLRSLSIQDYALTGGGTEETWKVSSAPELFQVHINFLRGKVRLLLANAPVCQQNIR; encoded by the exons ATGgccaataaactggactacaggCAATGCGACAAGGATCCTGCAAAAGATTATGCAATTTCTTATATGGAGATGCCCA GACTCTTTGCCTTGTTGCTGATCATACTGGAGTGGATTCGGCCTGGCCTGCCCTCCCCTTTGCGGCCCATCTGTGATCTGCGTGTTCTCAACCACTTCATTAAAGAGGCACGAGATGCTGAGGCTGCTATG AGGCTTTGTAAAGAGGAATGCAGTATGGCTGTGCCTCTCACAGTTCCTCTAACCACAGTGGACTTTGATgtgtgggaaaagaaaaat ACAGAGGAGCAGGCTCAAGAAGTCCAAACCGGACTATGGCTGTTAAATGTCGCCATCAGCTCATTACGTGCATCTGTCACCAACTCGGCACTTCACTCCCACATAGATGCCTGCGTCAGAAACATCGCCAGCCTCAAGCAGGTGCTACGCAGCCTTAGTATACAG GATTATGCGCTAACAGGTGGTGGGACAGAAGAGACATGGAAAGTGTCTTCAGCCCCAGAGCTCTTCCAGGTCCATATTAACTTTCTGCGTGGGAAAGTGCGCCTTTTGCTCGCCAACGCACCTGTCTGCCAGCAAAATATTAGATGA
- the epoa gene encoding erythropoietin isoform X2, with protein MIYCSGLFALLLIILEWIRPGLPSPLRPICDLRVLNHFIKEARDAEAAMRLCKEECSMAVPLTVPLTTVDFDVWEKKNTEEQAQEVQTGLWLLNVAISSLRASVTNSALHSHIDACVRNIASLKQVLRSLSIQDYALTGGGTEETWKVSSAPELFQVHINFLRGKVRLLLANAPVCQQNIR; from the exons ATGATTTACTGCTCAG GACTCTTTGCCTTGTTGCTGATCATACTGGAGTGGATTCGGCCTGGCCTGCCCTCCCCTTTGCGGCCCATCTGTGATCTGCGTGTTCTCAACCACTTCATTAAAGAGGCACGAGATGCTGAGGCTGCTATG AGGCTTTGTAAAGAGGAATGCAGTATGGCTGTGCCTCTCACAGTTCCTCTAACCACAGTGGACTTTGATgtgtgggaaaagaaaaat ACAGAGGAGCAGGCTCAAGAAGTCCAAACCGGACTATGGCTGTTAAATGTCGCCATCAGCTCATTACGTGCATCTGTCACCAACTCGGCACTTCACTCCCACATAGATGCCTGCGTCAGAAACATCGCCAGCCTCAAGCAGGTGCTACGCAGCCTTAGTATACAG GATTATGCGCTAACAGGTGGTGGGACAGAAGAGACATGGAAAGTGTCTTCAGCCCCAGAGCTCTTCCAGGTCCATATTAACTTTCTGCGTGGGAAAGTGCGCCTTTTGCTCGCCAACGCACCTGTCTGCCAGCAAAATATTAGATGA
- the pop7 gene encoding ribonuclease P protein subunit p20: MADPRSQVSASMSQKSLGFPPSGGPATEMDPVEYTLRKRLPRKLPKRRNDVYINMKTDFKAQLARCQKLLDGGAGHREICIHGLGLAINRAINIALQLQAFSQGALQLAANTSTVELIDDLEPEDPDEAGEPLTRTRNNSAIHIKVFYPSA; the protein is encoded by the coding sequence ATGGCAGACCCTCGAAGTCAGGTCTCGGCCTCCATGTCCCAAAAGTCCCTGGGATTTCCGCCCTCGGGGGGGCCAGCAACAGAAATGGACCCAGTGGAATACACTCTCCGCAAGCGGCTGCCCAGGAAGCTACCAAAGCGGCGCAATGATGTCTACATCAACATGAAGACTGACTTTAAGGCCCAGCTGGCCAGGTGTCAGAAGCTCCTGGACGGCGGCGCAGGTCACAGGGAGATCTGCATTCATGGCCTCGGACTTGCTATTAATCGGGCCATTAACATTGCTCTGCAGCTGCAGGCGTTCAGTCAGGGGGCACTTCAACTTGCTGCCAACACCTCTACCGTAGAGCTGATAGATGATCTGGAACCAGAGGATCCGGATGAAGCTGGAGAGCCACTAACACGCACACGCAACAACTCTGCCATCCACATTAAAGTGTTCTACCCCAGTGCTTAA